In the Pseudonocardia sediminis genome, TGATCAGGCGGTCCGCACGCCCGCCGCGTCGCCGAGGCCCAGCGTCTCGACCGAGGACGCCCGCATCTCGACCTTGCGGACCTTGCCGGTGACCGTCATCGGGAACTCGTCGACGACCATCACGTAGCGCGGGATCTTGTAGTGCGCGAGCTTGCCGGTGGCGAACTCGCGCACCGCGGCGGCGTCGAGCGGGGTGGTGCCCTCGCGCTGGGTGATCCAGGCGCACAGCTCCTCGCCGTACTTCACGTCCGGGACCCCGATGACCTGGGCGTCGAGGATGTCCGGGTGGGTGTAGAGGAACTCCTCGATCTCGCGCGGGTACACGTTCTCGCCGCCCCGGATGACCATGTCCTTGATCCGGCCGGTGATGTTGACGTAGCCGTCGTCGTCCATCACCGCGATGTCGCCGGTGTGCATCCAGCGCGCACGGTCGAGGACCTCGTCGGTCTTCTCCTGCTGGTTCCAGTAGCCGAGCATCACCGAGTAGCCGCGGGTGCAGAGCTCACCCGGGGTGTTGCGGGGCAGCGTGGCCCCGGTCTCGGGGTCGACGACCTTCACCTCGAGGTGCGGCAGCACCCGCCCGACGGTGGACACGCGCAGCTCGAGCGAGTCGTCGCGGCGGGTCTGGGTGGAGACCGGGGAGGTCTCGGTCATGCCGTAGGCGATCGTCACCTCGGTCATGCCCATCCGGTCGACGACCTGCTTCATGACCTCCACCGGGCACGGCGAGCCGGCCATGATCCCGGTGCGCAGGGAGGACAGGTCGTAGGACCCGAACTCCGGGTCGTTGAGCTCGGCGATGAACATCGTCGGGACGCCGTAGAGCGAGGTGCACCGCTCCTGCGCGACGGCGTGCAGCGTCGCCTTCGGGTCGAAGCCCTGCGCCGGGATGACCATCGTCGCGCCGTTGGTGGTGCAGCCCAGGTTGCCCATCACCATGCCGAAGCAGTGGTAGAAGGGCACCGGGATGCACACGCGGTCGTCCGGGCCGTAGCCGAGGATCCGCCCCAGCGAGTGACCGTTGTTGAGGATGTTGTGGTGCGACAGCGTCGCGCCCTTCGGGAACCCGGTGGTGCCCGAGGTGTACTGGATGTTGATCGGGTCGTCGGTCGAGAGCCCGGCCTGGGTCTCGGCGAGCCGGACCCGGTCCCCGGCGTCGCCGCCGGCCGCGACCTCGTCCCACTCCGGCGAGCCGATGATCACGACCTTGCGCAGGTCGGGGCAGTTCGGGCGGACCTGCTCGATCATCCCGGCGTAGTCGGAGGTCTTGAACTCCCGCGCCGCGACCAGCACCGAGATCCCCGCCTGGTTCAGCACGAACTCCAGCTCGTGCGTCCGGTAGGAGGGGTTGATGTTGACGAGGACGACGCCGATCTTCGCCGTCGCGTACTGGACCAGCGTCCACTCGGCCATGTTCGGCGCCCAGATGCCCAGGCGGTCCCCGACCTGCAGGCCCGCCTGCAGCAGCCCGCACGCGACCTTGTCGACGTCCTCGCGCAGCTGCACGTAGGTCCACCGGCGCCCGGTCGAGACCTCCACGAGCGCGTCGACGTCGGGGTACGCCGCGGCGGTGCGGTCGAAGTTGTCGCCGATGGTGTCGCCGAGCAGCGGGGTGTCCGAGACGCCGGAGGCGTAGGAGGGCACGAGTGGGGTTCCGGTGGTCACGCGCACATCCTGTCCCGACCGGTCCCCCGATGCCAACAACCGGCGCGGAACCCAGTGGAACCCTGCCGATACGCTGGATCGATGCACGATCCCCGCGTCCTGCTCGACCCCGCCGCCGACGCCGTACGCAAGCTCTCACGCCGCGGCTTCACCCTCGATCTCGCGTACCTGGAGAAGGTCTTCTCCGGTCGCAACGCCGCCATCCAGCGCGGCGACGAGGCGCGCGCGGAGTCCAAGCGGCTCTCGACCGCGGTGAAGGGCGCGACGCCGGAGGAGCGTCCGGCCCTGGTCCAGGCGTCGCGGGACCTGAAGACGACGGTCTCGGAGGCCGACGAGGAGCAGAAGCGTCTCGACGCCGAGCTCACCGAGTTCCTCCTCGGCATCCCGAACCTGCCCGCCGACGAGCTGCCCGACGGCGCCAGCGACGCCGACGCCGAGCTGGTCCGCACCTGGGGCGAGCCGCTGCCCGCCGAGGGCGCGCGCGACCACGTCGAGCTGGGCGAGAGCCTCGGGATCCTGGACCTGGCGCGGGCCACGAAGCTCGCCGGACCGCGCTTTGCCGTGCTGTGCGGCAAGGGTCCGGCGCTGGAGCGGGCGCTCGCGCGCTACTTCCTCGACGTCGCCACCGGGCGTCACGGCTACACCGAGTTCTCGGTCCCGACGCTGGTCAACCGCGAGACGATGACCGGCACCGGGCAGCTGCCGAAGTTCGAGCAGGACCTGTTCCGCACCGGCGTCGCCGACCGGGACCTGTTCCTGATCCCGACCGCCGAGGTCCCGCTGACGAACCTGCACGCGCGCGAGACCCTCGTCGCCGAGGACCTCCCACTGGCCTACACCGCGCACACGCCGTGCTTCCGTTCGGAGGCCGGCAGCTACGGCCGCGACACCAAGGGCCTGATCCGGCTGCACGAGTTCTCGAAGGTCGAGCTCGTCCGGATCGTGCGCCCGGAGGACTCGCGGACGGAGCTGGAGCTGCTGCTCTCCCACGCCGAGACGGTCATGCAGGAGCTGGGCCTGGCCTACCGCGTGGTGAAGCTGGCGGCCGGCGACATCGGCTTCTCCGCCGAGATGACCTACGACATCGAGGTGTGGCTGCCCGGGCAGGGCGCGTACCGGGAGATCGCGTCGGCGTCGGACTTCGGGTCGTTCCAGGCCCGGCGCGCGTCGATCCGGACGAAGGCCAAGGACGGCACCCGCGGCTTCGCGGCGACGCTGAACAGCTCCGGCCTGCCGATCGGCCGGACGCTCGTCGCGCTGCTCGAGCAGGGCCAGCAGCCCGACGGCAGCGTGACGATCCCGCCGGTGCTCGTCCCCTACTGCGGCTTCGACCGGTTGGTACCGGCCTGAATCTTCCTCACCCCGGCCTTCGCCCCCTTCTTCGCACCGTCCGCGGCGCGGCGCAGCGGGCGGGGTGAGGGCTCGGGCCACGGCCCGACCGGCACCAGCACGCGTTCGGCCGGGGCGAACCCCGCCGGGTAGCCCGGCCTGCGCCAGCTCCCGGCCGGCGAGTCCGGGGGCAGCCAGTGCGGGTGCCAGATCCCGATCGCCAGGTCGATGTCCTCCAGCGCGGGGCGCAGCTCGTCGGTCAGCGGGGTGCGCAGGTGCTCCGCCCACAGCCGGACCCGAAGCTCACGGACGTGGTCGCCGGTCGTGACCATGACCGTCGACAGCTCGGAGTCGGTGCCGCGCATCGACCGGCTGAAGAAGTTCGCCGACCCGACGCCGGCGAACACGTCGTCGACGAGCATCAGCTTGGTGTGCACCGTGAGGTCCTCGATCCGGTGCATCATCACGTTGCCCCGGTCGGCCGGGTCGAGCTGGTCGATCACGCCGCGCTGGATGTCGCCGGTGACGCGGCGGCGGAACTTGTTGACGCCGCCGTCGGCCGGGTCCTTGCGCCCGGAGCAGACGAGGACGACCTTCACCCCGCGCGCCGCGGCGTCGCGCAGCAGGCCGTAGAGCCGGAACGCCCGGCGCCCGCCCGGCGCCTCGTAGAAGTACTGGTCCTCGAGGTAGATGTAGTGCTGCGCGCCGCGGATCGCGGCCGCGAGCGCGTGGAAGACCTCACGCACGCCGTGCTTGGGCATCACCGTCCAGTGCCGCCGGTACAGGGCGAACCACTGGTCGATCTTCCAGGGCCGGAACGAGCGCAGCACCTGCACCGAGGTCCCCGGGGACGGGTACGCCGGGACGTCCGGCGCGGGCGGCAGGTCATGCAGGTAGGGCTCCGGGTTCATCTGTTCCCAGCGCGCCGGCGGGAACCACACGTCGCGCGAGGGCAGCGACGCGGCCTCCAGCCACCGTCCGCGGTAGACCTCCCACACCCGGGCCGCGGCCGGACCGCGCAGCCGCACCGCGCCGTCGTGCCAACCCCAGCGCTCCTCGCCGATCGAGAGGCGGTCGTGCGGCTCGGCGTCGTAGCGGTTCGCCGACAGGTCCAGCCCGCCGACGAACGCGGTCAGCTCGCCACCGACGTGCAGCACCACCATCTTCTGGTGGTGGCACCCGATCCCGGCGCCGGACCAGTCCAGCAGCACCCGCCCGCGCAACGACGCGTGCTCCCGGAACGCGAGCGCGGCGAACACGTTCGCCCGGAACGGCCCGATCTTGACTCCCGGCACGGACCCGCTGAACACCGCCGCGGTGAGGAGGATCCGCACGTCCACCCCCGCCGACGCCTTCTCGGCGAGCAGGTCGGTCAACGGCCGGTAGCCCTCGTCCCCGGGAGCACGGCCGGTGAGGTCCATGTCGGACTCGATCTGCAGGCCGGTCGCGAAGAAGCTGTCCCCGGGCCCGGCGCGGTCGAGCAGCGCGGACACCTGTGCGAAGTAGTCGATCCCGTCGATCACGGGGACCCACTCGGTGTCCTCGGTGAAGGTGGGGCTCTGCGCGGTCCCCGGCACGAGATACCGGCGGGTCAGCTCGTCCAAGGTCGTTCCGGGCACGCGCAGACGCTATCCCCGGCATCCTCCGGAACGCCTCCCGGACCACGAACGGGGGCGGTTCAGCTGAACCGCCCGGCCGCCACCCCGCCTCGGCGACCGGCCGGAACTGTCGGTCCCTGCCGATAACATCGAACGCATGTTCGCATCGACGTCGGATCTCGGCGCCCTCCCCGACGACCGGGTGGAGGCCGAGCTCGTCACGCTCGCCGGCCACCTCGCCGCCGGGACCTGCCGCTTCCTGCAGCTCCTCGCCGAGTTCGACACCCGGCAGTCCTGGGCCGGCGCCGG is a window encoding:
- a CDS encoding AMP-binding protein, with the translated sequence MTTGTPLVPSYASGVSDTPLLGDTIGDNFDRTAAAYPDVDALVEVSTGRRWTYVQLREDVDKVACGLLQAGLQVGDRLGIWAPNMAEWTLVQYATAKIGVVLVNINPSYRTHELEFVLNQAGISVLVAAREFKTSDYAGMIEQVRPNCPDLRKVVIIGSPEWDEVAAGGDAGDRVRLAETQAGLSTDDPINIQYTSGTTGFPKGATLSHHNILNNGHSLGRILGYGPDDRVCIPVPFYHCFGMVMGNLGCTTNGATMVIPAQGFDPKATLHAVAQERCTSLYGVPTMFIAELNDPEFGSYDLSSLRTGIMAGSPCPVEVMKQVVDRMGMTEVTIAYGMTETSPVSTQTRRDDSLELRVSTVGRVLPHLEVKVVDPETGATLPRNTPGELCTRGYSVMLGYWNQQEKTDEVLDRARWMHTGDIAVMDDDGYVNITGRIKDMVIRGGENVYPREIEEFLYTHPDILDAQVIGVPDVKYGEELCAWITQREGTTPLDAAAVREFATGKLAHYKIPRYVMVVDEFPMTVTGKVRKVEMRASSVETLGLGDAAGVRTA
- the serS gene encoding serine--tRNA ligase codes for the protein MHDPRVLLDPAADAVRKLSRRGFTLDLAYLEKVFSGRNAAIQRGDEARAESKRLSTAVKGATPEERPALVQASRDLKTTVSEADEEQKRLDAELTEFLLGIPNLPADELPDGASDADAELVRTWGEPLPAEGARDHVELGESLGILDLARATKLAGPRFAVLCGKGPALERALARYFLDVATGRHGYTEFSVPTLVNRETMTGTGQLPKFEQDLFRTGVADRDLFLIPTAEVPLTNLHARETLVAEDLPLAYTAHTPCFRSEAGSYGRDTKGLIRLHEFSKVELVRIVRPEDSRTELELLLSHAETVMQELGLAYRVVKLAAGDIGFSAEMTYDIEVWLPGQGAYREIASASDFGSFQARRASIRTKAKDGTRGFAATLNSSGLPIGRTLVALLEQGQQPDGSVTIPPVLVPYCGFDRLVPA
- a CDS encoding phospholipase D-like domain-containing protein codes for the protein MPGTTLDELTRRYLVPGTAQSPTFTEDTEWVPVIDGIDYFAQVSALLDRAGPGDSFFATGLQIESDMDLTGRAPGDEGYRPLTDLLAEKASAGVDVRILLTAAVFSGSVPGVKIGPFRANVFAALAFREHASLRGRVLLDWSGAGIGCHHQKMVVLHVGGELTAFVGGLDLSANRYDAEPHDRLSIGEERWGWHDGAVRLRGPAAARVWEVYRGRWLEAASLPSRDVWFPPARWEQMNPEPYLHDLPPAPDVPAYPSPGTSVQVLRSFRPWKIDQWFALYRRHWTVMPKHGVREVFHALAAAIRGAQHYIYLEDQYFYEAPGGRRAFRLYGLLRDAAARGVKVVLVCSGRKDPADGGVNKFRRRVTGDIQRGVIDQLDPADRGNVMMHRIEDLTVHTKLMLVDDVFAGVGSANFFSRSMRGTDSELSTVMVTTGDHVRELRVRLWAEHLRTPLTDELRPALEDIDLAIGIWHPHWLPPDSPAGSWRRPGYPAGFAPAERVLVPVGPWPEPSPRPLRRAADGAKKGAKAGVRKIQAGTNRSKPQ